Part of the Deltaproteobacteria bacterium genome is shown below.
TACAGTTCGATCGTATCGAACCAGGCCCATGCGGGGGCCGTGACTTCCACACGAACTTTCGCGCGATGGGTTCGGAGCGTATCGCCGATTTCGGCGCGCCGGCCTTCCTCGTTCTCCGCGGTCATCGACACAAACGGTCCGGCGGAGACGATCACTTGGTGCCGATTCACCGCGCGCGCATATTCGTCGGCGCTTAAGTCCCGCAAATCCCCGCCCATTCCATCGGCGGGGTCGAGCGCGGAACGGACAAAATTGCGCGGCAGGCCGATCGGTCGCGCGATGATATGGCTGTCCGAATCGGCCGTCGCGGTCAGCAACACGCCGAGATTCAGCATATTGAACCACTGCGGCAATCCCGACTCCAACAGCTTCGTTTCCGTCAACTCCGACCCGATCGTCAACTCCACTGCGGTAAAGCTCGCGCTCGTCGTCGGATTCCCTTCCCACGGCAGCGGCAGATCGGCCGGCCCGCCATACGGGAGGCGCAACATCATCGGATCGCTGAACGTAGAGAGCGGCGGCACGTGCTCGGTCTCGCGATATGCATTCGAGGTGACCAGGCCGTTGATCAGCCACATGCCGGTGATGTCGTTGATGTGATTCACTTGCAACACCAGCTCGCCGGACTGTTGTTGCCGCACGCGGTCGATAATTTCCTGGACCGTCATTCCGACTGTCGGGCCGGCACTGCCTAGTTGCGCGCCGCTGCCGAGCGACCAATCGAGTGCGCCGCCGGCCGGCTGCAGGGGATCGGCCTGGAGCGGGAACGCGTGGATATGGCCCAAGTGATTCGGCGTGATCTCGTCGCCCACGATGGTGCCGACCGTGCCGGCACGGACCATGCCGCGCGACTCTAGCTCCGCGATCAATGGGGCATAGTCGAACAGGTAATCGTGATCGGAGGAATGGAGGACGTCGAGCCCTTCACCGGCCGCGGCGATCGCGCGTTGGCGCGCCGAGACGGTGCTGTCGGGCGAGGCCTGGGCGTGGACGTGAAAATCCGCGCCCACGTAGCCGAGCGTCGGCACGACACGGCGCAACCGCCCGGGCGCAATCGCTGTAATCCCATACGTGGCGACGTGCAGCGGTTCGACGCGCAATTCGTATTCGGGACCGCGCGAGTACGCGAGCAGGTACTCGCCCGGCTCCAGCCGCAAGAAACTCTGTTCCGTTGCATCGATCCCGCCGCGTGCGTTGAGATAATGGAGTTCCACGACGCCCGGCGGACGCTCGTGGATATCGGTGTCGTGAAAAACCCCCGGATGGCCGCGATCGGGACTCGGATCGGCGCCGAGAATCGTCAAGCGAACAGGGATCGGTTGACCACTGCCGGATTCAAACATCGGGCCGGTGAACTGGATGACGCCGCCCTCGCCGAGTTGACACTGCACTTCCGCGAATGGCGCCGCGCGCAAGTCGATCGTTTCCGGCGTGCAGGTTCCCGCGCGCTCGCCTCCACGTTCACGAAAGCCGGTCGCATCGACGCGCACCGTATACGCGCCGCTGCCGAACGCGCGCGCAAACGCATCGCTCCCATCCGGCAAATGTCCGCTGAACCGGCCTTGCGCGTCGGTGCGATACGTCACGATCGTCTGGCCCGCTTCGTTGAGGATCGCGACCGCCGCGCCGGCCAGCCCGGCGTCGCTGCCATCCACAACGCGCCCGTTGACCGTTCGCGTCGGGAGTTGCAACACGCGCAAGCCTTCATCCAGCACCGATCCGGCGGACCCATCGCCGATCACCAAGTAGCGCGTGATGGTCCGGCGTCCGTGCGCCGGAATCGTGAAGTGAATGTTGGTCTCCGTGCCCCCGCCGATCGGGAAGACATCGGTAAATTTTTCGCCGAGCAATACGCCGGTGACGCCGGAATAACTGAGCGAACTGGCCGGGAGCCGCTCCGATGCCTCGGCAGCGGTCGCCGCCTTGGCACTGCCCGTGGGGATCGTCACAAATTGCCGAAGATCGTAAAAGTATCCATACGAGACATCGACTCCGGGATGTCCCGCGTAAATCACGGCTGCGGTATCGCCCATAATTTGGCTCATCAACGCCGGCGCGAAGCCCTGTCCCGGAATCAGCAGATCAAGTTCGCCGCTCCCGTTGACATAATCGCCGATCGGCAGCGTCAACGGTGCATCGCCATCATTAAAAAACGTGGTGCGCAATTCGACCGACCGCGCGCCGTTGGGAAGTCGGTATTCCGTCAACACGTCCGGCCGCAGATGGCGCAACTCCGTCGCGGTAAAGGGATCGTTCACGTCGTCGTATTGCGCATCGTACGAGAGCGATTGGCCGGTCAAGGCCTTGGCCAGCGGTTCCAGGAAATCGATGTCGAGATACGGGTACGGCGCCAAGCGACTGCGCACGACAACGACAGGATTGGGCAGTTTCGCATCGCGCTGGCTCAGCGGCTCCAATTCGCCGTTCAAGAAACGATCGAGTTCAAATTCCCGAAACGCCAACGCCTCGATCCCGTTCAGCGTCCATTCCACATTCACCATCGGGAGCATCACGCCGAACTGATCGTGCCCTGTTCCCACGCCACCGGGACGCACCCAATCCGCGTCGATCAAATGGCCGCCGAAACTCCCGACGCCGGGATAACGCCCGTGTTGCTGGATTGCCACGCGGACGATGCCATTGCTCAGTATCACGTCTCCCGGCCGCGCCGCGGCCTGCGGCCCGCCGATCAGCTCCGCTGCGGACTTCGCGGCATATGGATTGGACGTCGGCGCGGGCGCAATTAGCGTCAGCGACGGCTGATCGGACGGCAGCGTCCCCCCCGCACACGCGGACAACACGAACCCCAGCACCCCGACATAGCCAATGCGTCGCACACTCCTATATCGGCAGTTGGTGGAAGAAGTTGCTAACGAGCGAGTGGGGGTGGTGTCGCGGCGGCTGCTTACGCCTGTTCGATATCCTCTGCGGTATCGCCCAGCTTGCGCCCGACTGCCGCGGCGGCATTTTCGATCTCTTCGAGCTGGTCAGCATCCATGCCGTGGGCGGAGAGTCGTGCCGCCGTGTGCCGACAGAGTTGATCGATGTCTGTGATGTTGCGTTCCTCCAAGACCTCCGCGAGCACAGGGCTCATCCCGGGTAAGTCGCGGACCGGCCAGAGGACGGGGTCGTCGCGCAACGTCAACCCGTATCCCCCCAAGGTGCGTCGGAGCGCGACCAGCGCGTGGCGGCCAAATCCACGCGGTCGTCCCGCCGCATCCGGTATGCGGATGCTCCTGGTGACACGGAAGAGGCCTGCCGGTGATTGCTCGCAGAGTTGCCGCAGCGTGGTGATGTCCGCTTGGCCGAGGATCGCCGCCGAATGGTCGTTGATTCCGAACTCCCACAGCGAGACGTCGCCGAGCAACGGTCCGCGCCACGCCTCAAAGGCAAAGGGGATGACCGCGAGCGGATACTCCAATGCCTCGGCCGCGCGTCCGGTGTATCGGAGCACGCCGAAGTAGCCAAGGGAACAGAGGGCAACCAACAAGTCGTAGTCGAGTGGAAACTGCGTGTTTCCCTGTTCGTACGCCAGCACTAGCGCGCTGAGGATCGGTTCATAACCCTGGCCCGCGAGCGGGACGACGCCCCGTGCGACATAATCGGCCGTCGATGCGACGATTCCCTGCAGGGCCTGGGCCGCATTCGCGCGTGTGACAGGGGCTTCGGAGGCGCCTCGCAACATGCGCCGCAGATACGTCAGTCGATTGCACGTCTGCGGATTCAAACAGCGCACCTCTCCGAGGATCGTCGGTGCGATCTCCGTCGGGCTCCGGGTTCCGGGCGCCCATGGCGTTCCCGCATCCGTGTCAACCTCCGACAACATTTCAAAGACGGAGAGACAGGCGGCTAACGAAATGCTTTCTCGTCCCTGCACCAATAGCTGGAGCGTGTCGCATTGCCCCGAAGTCAATCGCGGCTGAATGTCGGCCGCGAAGCGCGAGCTTCGTACCATATCGATCGCGCGGGCCCCGGCCGAGCCGACGAGCCATTGGATCGATTCCCGTCCAGCGGAGGTCTGGCGGGGAAGCAGTGGCCGGCGTGCCAAAAAACGGGCGATGACCGGATCGGTCGCGCGCGCGACGCGCGGATACCGTGCAAATTGGATGGGACACATCCTGCACCTCCTGTTTTTAGTTGTCGGTCATTCATCCATCGGCACGCCGCCAAAAAGGTTGCTAACAAAATGGGTATTCAATATTCAGGGCCTGCGCAACCGCTACGACGTGCTCGCATCCTTGCCAAACCGTGCCTGGGGTTCTACAAGCGGCGCATGGCTGGTCGGCGTCGGTGGTGGGGGAAGGGGCAAATGCGGGGGGCGGTCGCGCTGGCGCTGTTGGCGGGCATTGCCGCCGCGTGCGCACGAGCGGCCGCACCGGTGGACGCGCCACCCGCGGCGGCGGAGGTGGCAGCCGTGTATGGGATCGGCACCGTCACTGCGACGCATACGTTTCAACTGAAACTCGCCGACGCGGCCACGCTGAAGACGCTGCATGCACAGGAAGGGGACTGGGTCGCGGCGCAAGCGCCGTTAGTCACGTTGCTCGACGGGCGCACGTTCCGCGCGCCGTTTCCCGGCACCGTCACGGCCCTGCCGTTCAAGCCGGGGGAAAACGTCTTTCCGCAACTCCCGATCGTCACCGTGACCGATCTGCAGGATCGCTACGTGCTCGTCTCGTTGGAACAACATGGCGCGCTCCGGGTCCGGGAGCGGCAACCGGTGCGACTCAGCTTCGAAAGTCTGCGCGCAGCGCGATTCACCGGCACTGTCCGCGCCATTTATCCGCACGAGGGCCAATTCCTGGTGCACATCACTGTGGCCGAGTTGCCGCCGGCCATC
Proteins encoded:
- a CDS encoding HlyD family efflux transporter periplasmic adaptor subunit, whose translation is MAGRRRWWGKGQMRGAVALALLAGIAAACARAAAPVDAPPAAAEVAAVYGIGTVTATHTFQLKLADAATLKTLHAQEGDWVAAQAPLVTLLDGRTFRAPFPGTVTALPFKPGENVFPQLPIVTVTDLQDRYVLVSLEQHGALRVRERQPVRLSFESLRAARFTGTVRAIYPHEGQFLVHITVAELPPAILPGMTADVAIEVDRSSTE
- a CDS encoding CehA/McbA family metallohydrolase translates to MRRIGYVGVLGFVLSACAGGTLPSDQPSLTLIAPAPTSNPYAAKSAAELIGGPQAAARPGDVILSNGIVRVAIQQHGRYPGVGSFGGHLIDADWVRPGGVGTGHDQFGVMLPMVNVEWTLNGIEALAFREFELDRFLNGELEPLSQRDAKLPNPVVVVRSRLAPYPYLDIDFLEPLAKALTGQSLSYDAQYDDVNDPFTATELRHLRPDVLTEYRLPNGARSVELRTTFFNDGDAPLTLPIGDYVNGSGELDLLIPGQGFAPALMSQIMGDTAAVIYAGHPGVDVSYGYFYDLRQFVTIPTGSAKAATAAEASERLPASSLSYSGVTGVLLGEKFTDVFPIGGGTETNIHFTIPAHGRRTITRYLVIGDGSAGSVLDEGLRVLQLPTRTVNGRVVDGSDAGLAGAAVAILNEAGQTIVTYRTDAQGRFSGHLPDGSDAFARAFGSGAYTVRVDATGFRERGGERAGTCTPETIDLRAAPFAEVQCQLGEGGVIQFTGPMFESGSGQPIPVRLTILGADPSPDRGHPGVFHDTDIHERPPGVVELHYLNARGGIDATEQSFLRLEPGEYLLAYSRGPEYELRVEPLHVATYGITAIAPGRLRRVVPTLGYVGADFHVHAQASPDSTVSARQRAIAAAGEGLDVLHSSDHDYLFDYAPLIAELESRGMVRAGTVGTIVGDEITPNHLGHIHAFPLQADPLQPAGGALDWSLGSGAQLGSAGPTVGMTVQEIIDRVRQQQSGELVLQVNHINDITGMWLINGLVTSNAYRETEHVPPLSTFSDPMMLRLPYGGPADLPLPWEGNPTTSASFTAVELTIGSELTETKLLESGLPQWFNMLNLGVLLTATADSDSHIIARPIGLPRNFVRSALDPADGMGGDLRDLSADEYARAVNRHQVIVSAGPFVSMTAENEEGRRAEIGDTLRTHRAKVRVEVTAPAWAWFDTIELYANTETEPVDDDNFGIMRGTAEHAQTFYQPYHRPHYAYQPLLTFRLQDGTLKQWEERDGVIRATVEATLDIKTDTWIVAFARGTPQTPGFRPIFPVALHNHAEAGAQPPTATVPTLQAFYTDPLYAIPAWGFTNPIFLDVDGDTNNDGNPFEALYVKQGLSPVK